The following nucleotide sequence is from Aquarana catesbeiana isolate 2022-GZ linkage group LG08, ASM4218655v1, whole genome shotgun sequence.
ccccccatcacatcagaggtccccccatcacatcagaggtcctcccatcacatcagaggtccccccatcacatcagaggtccctcccatcacatcataggtcctccccatcacatcagaggtctccccatcacatcagaggtctcctcatcacatcagaggtccccccatcacatcagaggtctccccatcacatcagaggtccccccatcacatcagaaccctcctatcacatcagaggtccctcccatcacatcataggtcctccccatcacatcagaggtccctcccatcacatcataggtcctccccatcacatcagaaccctcctatcacatcagaggtccccccatcacatcagaggtccctcccattACATCATAGgtcttccccatcacatcagaggtctccccatcacatcagaggtctcctcatcacatcagaggtccccccatcacatcagaggtctcctcatcacatcagaggtcctcctagcacatcagaggtccccccatcacatcagaggtcctcccatcacatcagaggtccccccatcacatcagaggtccccccatcacatcagaggtccccccatcacatcagaaccctcctatcacatcagaggtccccccatcacatcagaggtccctcccatcacatcataggtcctccccatcacatcagaggtccccccatcacatcagaggtccccccatcacatcagaggtctcctcatcacatcagaggtccccccatcacatcagaggtctcctcatcacatcagaggtccccccatcacatcagaggtctcctcatcatatcagaggtccccccatcacatcagaggtccccccatcacatcagaggtctcctcatcacatcagaggtccccccatcacatcagaggtccccccatcacatcagaggtccctttgTCCCGAGATTTGACAAGAGATTTGGAAGAGAATAGAGCCTAATCTAAGTATGAAATCAGTCTTTTTACAGAATATCATGATATATGCCTCACATCCCATATATTACACAACTTTATAGATTATTCAATGCTCAAATGAGGATGGAGAAGAAtgagagtcacatgactgagatgatactaaacctcaccctggagctCGTCTACctactgaccggagaggtgaggaggattctgggaggtcacatgacatcactcttatctctattaataatacacagacctgaccggagaggtgaggaggattctgggaggtcacatgacatcactcttatctctattaataaaacacagacctgaccggagaggtgaggaggattctgggaggtcacatgacatcactcttatctctattaataaaacacagacctgaccggagaggtgaggaggattctgggaggtcacatgacatcactcttatctctattaataaaacacagacctgaccggagaggtgaggaggattctgggattctaacatgatattcctattggttcctcaatacagagatttcctcttgtgaagtcaggtgatcatatgaccatcacagtgcctccatgtgactccctaaaacctgagagacacaacatgcagaagattctagaagtcaccaagaagatgatggagctgctgacaggagaggtgaggaggattctgggaattctgggacattatccagtaacagacaagggatgtgtctggatggtgactgtatcattgtgtgtgtcaggttcctataaggtgtcaggatgtcactgtctatttctccatggaggagtgggagtatttagaaggacacaaggatctctacaaggacgtcatgatggacaatcagccgcccctcacatcaccgggtaagaggagactttattgtaaaggagagagcagtacggagggtccacctagatcccccatcatctgataaacacatagaaacaatgtattcagtcagtgtgtgtgtttcctacagatggatccagtaatgggaacccaccagagagatgtccccgtcctctgtattcccgggattccacacaggaaggtcacaccgtCCTCcaccatcaggtaggtgggacgGAGCATCTAGACCATTAAAGTGACTCATGAAGAAGATCTATGGACCTTACAAGATGTTATTTTTTATCCTTCTCTTGGTTTAGGatgaagatctgatagatataaaagttgaggttaaaacAGAAGAAGAGGATGTTgaggatgatcagcagtctatggaggaggatgaaaTAATGAGGATATATatagaggacactcctacagagatcagcacaggtgggtcattaacaacACTAAATACAACCTCCGTCCCTGTGTTCATTCTGGACACTGATAGGTCCAGATTAGGGTGGGGCTCACTTGGCAGTAAAATTTAATTTGGTCTTTATTACAATAACTAGGATACAGAAAATCAGATTTCACATTTCATAGGTTATTCCTTCACCTTATAGTGGTCCAAAGGTTTACATAATGGTGTTTAAAATGAGAAATGGTTTGGATGCtttaacagaaagtgataatgagggaggtgTCATAAACCCAATGATGGTCTTCAGGagcagtccagtcttcatcttggttgggCACCTTCCCCCATCCTCACTCCCtaacctctggtggggctcagcctgGCTGTCATTCATAACTAAATCATAGACTTTACAATGCGGTCTTTGCCTAATTTACTCTATTCTTAATGAATTAGGTACGTTTGACCTGTAGAGAAAATAGCCTTGATTTTGTTCCATTTTAAAAATACATCCCTTGGTGTAGGTGAAACAACCCACTCGTGTCTAACGATCATTTTTATATTTAGTACATGGACGGGACATcacagaggattgtctcactttgtctccagactgtaaagtagaagatgaggacagcCCAAAGTATAGTCCAGGAGAAGACCCTTCTACCTCCCAATATTGTCCCGGAGGAAACCCTGCTACCTCCCAATATCGTTCAAGAGGAAGCCCCACTAACTCCCAATATTGTCCGAGAGGAGGCCCCACTACCTCCCAATATCGTCCAGGAGAAGACCCCGCTACCTCCCAATATTGTCCAAGGGGAAGCCCCACTACCTCCCAATATTGTCCAGGAGAAGACCTCGCTACCTCCCAGTACTGTCCAAGAGGAAGCCCCACTATCTCCCAATATTGTCCAAGAGGAAGCACCACTACCTCCCAATATCGTCCAGGAAAAGATCCTGCTACCTCCCAATATTGCCCAAGGGGAAACCCCACTACTTCCAAATATCATCCTGGAGGAAGCCCCACTACCTCCCAATATCGTCCAGGAGAAGACCCCGCTACCTCCGATTATTCTCCAAGAGGAAGACCCACTAGTCAAGGAGGAAGCCCCCCTACCTCTCAATCTTGTCCAAGAGGAAGCCCCACTACCTCCCAATATTGTCCAAGAGGAAGAACCACTACCTCCCAATCTTGTCCAAGAGGAAGCCCCACTACCTCCCAATATCGTCCAAGAGTAAACCCCACTTCCTCCCAAAATTGTCCAAGAGGAAGCCCCCCAAACTCCCAATCTTGTCCAAGAGGAAGTCTCACTACCTTCCAATATCGTCCAAGAGGAAGCCCCACTTCCTCCCAATATTGTCCAAGAGGAAGCCCCACTACCTTCCAATATCGTCCAAGAGGAAACCACACTACCTCCCAATATCGTCCAAGAGGAAACCCCACTTACTCCCAAAATCATCCAGGTAGAAACATTGCTACCTCCcaatattgtacaggagatgaacCCTCAACCAAAAATGTCCACCGGTtcccacacagtgtagatggaccatcgcaCTCTTCTTATCCAGAGGAACCTCAGACAGCAAGGCATCATACCCTCCCCCAAACAGAGAGGTTTCCCTGTACAGAATGTGGGAAAGATTTTAGCGTCAAACGTGCTCTTGATGTCCATAGAAGATTccacacgggggagaaaccataTTGTTGCCCCGAGTGCGGGAAAAACTTTGTGCGTAAACCCGATCTGACGGCACACCTGAGgtctcacaccggggagaagccttTCTCCTGCCCCGAGTGTGGGAAGTGCTACCCATGGAGGTCCCAGCTTTACAGACACGTaagaactcacacgggggagaagccgttcgCCTGTCCCGATTGCAGAAAATGTTTCCTGCTGAGATCGGAGCTCATCACACATCAAAGGTATCACGCCGGGGATCGGCCGTTTTCCTGCCCCGACTGCGGCAAACGTTTCCTGTGGAAGGCAGATATGGTGAAGCACCAGATatgtcacacaggggagaagccgtattcctgcccagagtgtgggaagtgtttttcacagaagtccaatctttctgtACATTACAAGAGATGCCATGCAACCCTCGAGGCGTAGTCGTGTCCCAAGTGCGGGACATGTCTTCTATAGGAAGCACACCTTGATGTAGGCTTCAGAAAACACATGGCTGAGCACTCCTTCGAACTACATAAGGAAATCGGTGTTTACCAAGGAGAAAATCCTAGTGAGAGAGGAGCTAGGTATCCCTTGTGGGTGAAGAACAAGAGAGATCAGACCACACGGCATGACTATCTTAGTGTAGTGGTAGTGCTGTCAGCCTGCATTTCCATGGAGAGGGCCACCTGCTGGCTGGAAATGGTAAATTTGACATTTTTGTAacatttcatatttaaaaaaaaaaatgcaaataaatgaacgttttatttatttattttttttactatgaactaatgtaatatactgtatttactaaaaCTCATTATTATTTTGCATATCGTTTATTCCTCAATGAAAGCTCAGCATTTTGACAATGAAAACCCAAATCCCTTATTTTCTTTAAGTCATCAGTATATGGACCCGTTGCCATGTAGACCAGGGTGTAGCCATTGCTCATCGACATCTTCCTGATGGCTGAGTGTACAAACATATTAAAAGCAGTTAGAAGATCTTGGGCGTAGGAGGTACGCCCTAAAGGTGCCACCTAAGTTCCTTGGGCGTTCCTGGAATGCCCTCGTCCACTTCCCCCACCAAAGCCATTCTGCTGGTGTAATCAATGAGACCCAGCTGTCACTTTCTAACCATGAAAACTGTGACCAGGAAAACCTGAACTCTTTTTATCTACACAAAGTCATCAGTGTATGGACCTGTTGCCATGTACAGTAGACCCATATGGAGCCATTACTCACCGACATCTTCCTGATGGCTGAGTGTTCCAACATTCTTAAAGCAGTTAAAGACCGTGGACGTATGAGGTATGCCCTCAAAACACCATCTCAGTTCTTTGGGCATACTTGAATTGCCCTATTATGCTTCCCCCACCAAGGACATTCTGCTGGTGTAATCAGTGAGACCCAGCTGTCAATTTGTGACCAGGAAAACATGAAATCTTTTTATCTACACTAAGTCATCAGTATATAGACCTGTCACCATGTAGACCCGTATGGAGCCATTACTCATTAACACTTTCCTGATGGCTGAGCGTACAAAAGTTTTTTAGGCAGTTAAGGACCTTGGACGTACGAGGTATAACCTAAAAACACAATCTCAGTCCCTTGGGCATACCTGAAATGCCCTCGTCTACTTCCCCCACCAAGGCCATTCTGCCGGTGTAATCAATGAGACCCAGCTGTCACTTTGTAACCATGAAAACTGTGACCAGGAAAACCTGAAtctttttttctacacaaagtcaACAGTATACAGCCCTGTCGCCATGTAGACCAGTAAGTAGTCATTACTCATCGACATCTTCCTGATGGCTGAGTGTACAAACATTTTTCAAGCAGTTAAGGACCATGGACGTATGAGGTATGCCCTAAAGACACCACCTAAGTCCCTTAGGTGTACATGGAATGCCCTAGACCACTTGCCCAACCAAGCCCATTCTGCAGGTGTAATCAATGAGACCCAACTGTCAATTTGTGACCAGGAAAACCGAAATCTTTTTTTATCTACGCTATGTCACCAATATATGGACCTGTTGCCATGTACAGTAGACCCATATGGAGCCATTACTCATCCACATCTTCCTGAAggctgagtgtacaaacatactTCAAGCAGTTAAGGACCGTAGATGTATGAGGTATGCCCTCAAAACACCATCTCAGTCCTTTGGGCGTACTTGAATTGCCCTATTATGCTTCCCCCACCAAGGCCATTCTGCTGGTGTAATCAATGAGACCCAGCAGTCGATTTGTGACCAGGAAAACATGAAATCTTTTTATCTACACTAAGTCATCAGTATATAGACCTGTCACCATGTAGACCCGTATGGAGCCATTACTCATCAACATCTTCCTGATGGCTGAGCATACAAAAGTTTTTTAGGCAGTTAAGGACCTTGGACGTACGAGGTATAACCTAAAAACACTATCTCAGTCCCTTGGGCATACCTGAAATGCCCTAGTCTACTTCCCCCACCAAGGCCATTCTGCCGGTGTAATCAATGAGACCCAGCTGTCACTTTGTAACCATGAAAACTGTGACCAGGAAAACCTGAAtctttttttctacacaaagtcaTCAGTATACAGCCCTGTCGCCATGTAGACCAGTGTGTAGCCATTACTCATCGACATCTTCCTGATGGCTGAGTGTACAAATTTTTTTTCAAGCAGTTAAGGACCATAGACGTATGAGGTATGCCCTAAAAACACCACCTAAGTCCCTTAGGCGTACATGGAATTCCCTAGTCCACTTCCCCAACTGTCAATTTGTGACCAGGAAAACCTGAATCTTTTTTTATCTATGCTAATTCATCAATATATGGACCTGTCGCCATGTACAGTAGACCCATATGGAGCCATTACTCATCGACATCTTCCTGATGGCTGAGTGTACAAACATTCTTCAAGCAGTTAAGGACTGTAGACGTATGAAGTATGCCCTCAAAACACCATCTCAGTCCTTTGGACATACTTGAAATGCCCTATTATGCTTCCCCCACCAAGGCCATTCTGCTGGTGTAATCAATGAGACCCAGCTGTCAAATTTGTGACCAGGAAAACATGAAATCTTTTTATCTACACTAAGTCATCAGTATATAGACCTGTCACCATGTAGACCCGTATGGAGCCATTGCTCATCAACACCTTCCTGATGGCTGAGCGTACAAAAGTTTTTTTAAGCAGTTAAGGACATTGGATGTACGAGGTATAACCTAAAAACACTATCTCAGTACCTTGAGCTAAGTGCCTCATATCCTGTGATTCCATGTCAGGTCCTTTGAAGGCCATGCCAGGAATCCAGTCTAAATACACACGGGGCATAGATTTTCCCAGCATATGATCTGGACAGAAAACCCACTGCCACCACTAGACTGCCCACCAAGGCTATTCTGCTGGTGTAATCAATGAGACCCAGCTGTCACTTTGTAACCATGAAAACTGTGACCATGAAAAGCTGAATCCTTTTTATTTACATCAATATATGGATCTGTCACTATGTAGACCAGTATGTAGTCATTACTCATCGACATCTTCCTGATGACTGagtgcaaaaaacattttttaggcaGCTAAGGACCGTGGACGTATCAGGTATGCCCTAAAAACACCATCTCAGTCCTTTGGGCATACCTGAAATGCCCTAGTCTACCTCCCCCACCAAGGCCATTCTGTGGGTGTAAAACCTGCATTCTTTTTATC
It contains:
- the LOC141104832 gene encoding uncharacterized protein, encoding MEEDEIMRIYIEDTPTEISTVHGRDITEDCLTLSPDCKVEDEDSPKYSPGEDPSTSQYCPGGNPATSQYRSRGSPTNSQYCPRGGPTTSQYRPGEDPATSQYCPRGSPTTSQYCPGEDLATSQYCPRGSPTISQYCPRGSTTTSQYRPGKDPATSQYCPRGNPTTSKYHPGGSPTTSQYRPGEDPATSDYSPRGRPTSQGGSPPTSQSCPRGSPTTSQYCPRGRTTTSQSCPRGSPTTSQYRPRVNPTSSQNCPRGSPPNSQSCPRGSLTTFQYRPRGSPTSSQYCPRGSPTTFQYRPRGNHTTSQYRPRGNPTYSQNHPGRNIATSQYCTGDEPSTKNVHRFPHSVDGPSHSSYPEEPQTARHHTLPQTERFPCTECGKDFSVKRALDVHRRFHTGEKPYCCPECGKNFVRKPDLTAHLRSHTGEKPFSCPECGKCYPWRSQLYRHVRTHTGEKPFACPDCRKCFLLRSELITHQRYHAGDRPFSCPDCGKRFLWKADMVKHQICHTGEKPYSCPECGKCFSQKSNLSVHYKRCHATLEA